Proteins encoded in a region of the Mucilaginibacter sabulilitoris genome:
- a CDS encoding aspartate kinase — protein MLTVEKIGGTSMTALNDVIKNIIQFERTGQQLYNRIFVVSAFSGVTNLLLENKKTGAPGVYHKLANFKDFHKPLKDLITKLKQINKSYESLGLDLAEADKFIEQRLKDAQTYLENIASILTSGYVNKEDILLAAREILASIGESHSAFNFTNILQNMGINATFVDLSGFHDHRSFTIDQRIKKDLQHIDFENTITIVTGYTKGTEGIMREFDRGYSEVTFSKIAVAVKPQEAIIHKEYHLCTADPELVGVDNCFPVGNTNYDVADQLADVGMEAIHPKASKPLEINDIDLRIKNTFQPEHPGTLITREYICDKKRVEVITGTERVLMIDIYDPSMVGNVGTDFHIMQLFYKFGVSYTFKATSANSISIVIWDKDFNKKLIQELENDFEKVTVEKMAMVCLIGSNMDQPGLLARSATALAKKGINIKSCGFALRKVNIQFLVAREDFKEAIKALNKEMI, from the coding sequence ATGTTAACAGTCGAAAAAATCGGTGGTACATCCATGACCGCCTTAAACGATGTTATAAAAAACATCATTCAATTTGAACGTACAGGGCAACAACTGTATAATCGTATTTTTGTGGTATCTGCCTTTTCGGGAGTAACAAATCTTTTGCTCGAGAACAAAAAAACCGGTGCACCCGGTGTTTACCATAAGTTGGCTAACTTTAAGGATTTTCACAAACCACTTAAAGATCTTATTACAAAACTAAAGCAGATCAATAAAAGTTACGAAAGCCTGGGTCTTGATTTAGCCGAAGCCGATAAATTTATTGAGCAGCGTTTAAAAGATGCTCAAACTTATCTTGAAAATATAGCCAGTATTTTGACTTCCGGGTATGTTAATAAAGAAGACATCTTGCTGGCTGCCCGCGAAATCCTGGCATCTATTGGTGAAAGCCATTCGGCCTTTAACTTTACCAATATCCTCCAAAATATGGGTATCAATGCCACCTTTGTTGATCTGAGCGGCTTTCATGATCATCGTTCGTTTACAATTGACCAGCGTATAAAAAAAGACCTGCAGCATATTGATTTTGAAAACACCATTACCATTGTAACAGGTTATACTAAAGGTACCGAGGGTATTATGCGTGAGTTTGACCGCGGATATTCTGAGGTTACCTTTAGTAAGATAGCTGTGGCTGTAAAACCGCAGGAAGCAATCATCCATAAAGAATATCATTTATGCACTGCCGACCCTGAGCTGGTGGGGGTAGATAATTGTTTCCCGGTTGGTAATACCAATTATGATGTGGCCGATCAGTTGGCCGATGTTGGTATGGAGGCTATCCATCCAAAAGCGTCAAAACCATTGGAAATTAATGACATTGACCTGCGTATCAAAAATACATTCCAGCCCGAACACCCGGGCACACTGATCACGCGCGAATACATCTGCGATAAAAAACGGGTTGAAGTGATTACCGGTACCGAAAGGGTGCTAATGATTGATATTTATGACCCCTCTATGGTTGGCAATGTGGGTACCGATTTCCATATCATGCAATTGTTTTACAAATTTGGCGTGAGCTATACATTTAAGGCCACCAGCGCCAACAGTATTTCTATTGTGATATGGGACAAGGATTTCAATAAAAAACTGATACAGGAGCTCGAAAACGATTTTGAAAAGGTAACTGTAGAAAAAATGGCCATGGTTTGCCTCATCGGTTCCAATATGGATCAGCCCGGCTTGCTTGCCCGCTCGGCAACCGCTCTGGCAAAAAAAGGCATCAACATAAAAAGCTGTGGCTTTGCCTTACGTAAAGTGAACATTCAGTTCCTGGTAGCGCGCGAGGATTTTAAAGAAGCCATTAAAGCTCTAAATAAAGAGATGATATAA
- the proC gene encoding pyrroline-5-carboxylate reductase, with product MNSSQHLAILGSGNIGLSLAKGLVKANICKPQQISLTRRNVAALAEYSQEGYHTTDNNIKAVRKADIIVLAVLPQQLNKLLDEIRPAIKAEKQLLISVISGVSCNDIRQQLDLNVQVIRAMPNTAIAIGQSMTCIATDNGTNKNINLVKSMFDTVGVSIQINEELMTSATALCACGIAFFLRSIRAASQGGTEIGFHAHDALKMAAQTAKGAADLLLQLSSHPEQEIDKVTSPSGCTIAGLNEMEHHGFSSAMIKGIRLSAEKAGDLYKKE from the coding sequence ATGAATTCATCACAGCATTTAGCCATATTAGGCTCTGGCAACATCGGGCTGTCCTTAGCCAAAGGGTTAGTTAAAGCAAACATCTGCAAGCCTCAGCAAATTAGCCTTACACGCAGAAATGTAGCTGCGTTAGCGGAATACTCACAGGAAGGTTATCACACTACCGATAATAATATTAAAGCGGTAAGAAAAGCCGACATTATTGTTTTAGCTGTATTACCCCAGCAACTCAACAAACTGCTTGACGAAATAAGGCCTGCCATTAAAGCCGAAAAACAATTGCTAATATCCGTTATATCAGGCGTTAGCTGCAACGATATCCGCCAGCAGCTTGATCTTAATGTACAAGTAATTCGGGCAATGCCTAATACAGCCATCGCCATCGGCCAATCCATGACTTGCATTGCTACCGATAATGGTACTAATAAAAACATAAACCTTGTTAAATCAATGTTTGATACTGTAGGTGTAAGCATACAGATCAATGAGGAATTGATGACGTCGGCCACAGCGCTTTGTGCCTGCGGCATAGCGTTTTTCCTGCGCTCCATCCGCGCAGCATCACAAGGCGGTACTGAAATAGGTTTCCATGCACATGATGCCTTAAAAATGGCCGCGCAAACGGCTAAGGGCGCCGCCGACCTACTGCTGCAACTGTCATCGCACCCCGAACAGGAAATTGATAAGGTTACCTCGCCAAGCGGTTGTACCATTGCTGGTTTAAATGAAATGGAACACCACGGTTTTAGCTCGGCCATGATAAAAGGTATCAGGCTTTCGGCCGAAAAAGCGGGTGACCTTTATAAAAAGGAATAA
- the argB gene encoding acetylglutamate kinase, protein MNKIDTVLANSTQLLKKKSLHVIKIGGNVIDNSENLYHFLKDFEGLDGYKILVHGGGKVATQIAEELGIEAKLVDGRRITDIETLRVVTMVYGGLINKNIVAQLQRFGNNAIGLTGADGNFIRAKKRPVKTIDYGFVGDMDEQSINPQNISRLMEAGFTPVFCALTHDGEGQLLNTNADTIASALAVSLSSIYETTLIYCFEKKGVLLDINDEDSLIREIDPEHYEELKTRRIIHSGMLPKLDNAFTAISCGVKAVIIGKSDDLGQLKNNQPFGTRLSKNA, encoded by the coding sequence ATGAATAAAATTGATACGGTTTTGGCAAATTCCACCCAATTATTGAAGAAGAAAAGCCTGCACGTTATAAAAATTGGCGGAAATGTTATTGATAATTCCGAAAATCTGTATCATTTTCTAAAAGATTTTGAAGGGCTTGATGGTTACAAGATATTAGTACATGGCGGCGGCAAGGTAGCAACTCAAATTGCTGAAGAATTGGGTATTGAGGCTAAGCTGGTTGACGGCCGTCGTATTACAGATATTGAAACTTTAAGGGTGGTTACCATGGTATATGGTGGCCTTATTAATAAAAATATAGTTGCGCAATTGCAACGCTTCGGCAACAATGCCATAGGTTTGACGGGGGCCGACGGTAATTTTATCCGCGCCAAAAAGCGCCCGGTAAAAACCATTGACTACGGTTTTGTGGGTGATATGGACGAACAATCCATCAATCCGCAAAATATAAGCCGCTTAATGGAAGCTGGCTTTACCCCTGTTTTTTGCGCGTTAACGCATGATGGCGAGGGTCAATTACTCAACACCAATGCCGATACCATTGCTTCTGCGCTGGCTGTGTCATTGTCTTCAATTTATGAAACCACGCTCATTTATTGTTTTGAGAAAAAGGGCGTACTCCTTGATATTAATGACGAAGACTCACTGATCAGGGAAATTGATCCGGAACATTATGAAGAACTTAAAACCCGTCGTATTATACACAGTGGCATGCTGCCTAAGTTAGACAATGCCTTTACCGCCATTTCATGTGGTGTAAAGGCTGTTATCATTGGCAAGTCCGACGATCTGGGTCAATTAAAAAATAATCAACCATTTGGAACACGTTTAAGTAAAAACGCATGA
- a CDS encoding NAD(P)/FAD-dependent oxidoreductase, producing MDQKKSSKPRVVIIGGGFGGLQVAKNLKNAPVDVLLLDKHNYHTFQPLLYQVAAGSIAADSIGFPIRRIFTKQHNFRFALAEVQQVNPENNTLTTDIGTIYYDYLIIATGSNTNFFGNKEIEHFAMPMKNIPEALNLRSLILQNLEKSLVSKDPEEKAALMTFVVVGGGPTGVELSGALAEMRQLILMKDYHGLRKHNMKVYLVEGKPELLAAFSPAASTKAKKFLTDMDVTIFNGVHVQSYDGIELKIDDGTTILTRNVLWAAGVKGEVPAGIPETNITKGQRIQTDEIGKVKGYSNIFAIGDVAAVITTETPNGHPGVAQVAIQQGKHLAKNLIRTLNGEPTIPFKYNDKGSLATIGRNKAVADIGRIHLQGFIAWVIWGVVHIMSLAGFTNKGTIFFSWAISYFTKNSDNRLIVRYFDIETRMTDPESR from the coding sequence ATGGATCAAAAAAAAAGTAGTAAGCCCCGTGTGGTAATTATCGGGGGGGGATTTGGAGGACTTCAGGTAGCTAAAAACCTTAAAAATGCACCTGTGGATGTGCTTTTATTGGATAAGCATAACTATCATACCTTTCAGCCGCTACTTTACCAGGTGGCCGCGGGCAGTATAGCTGCCGATTCAATAGGTTTCCCGATACGACGGATATTTACAAAACAGCACAATTTCAGATTTGCGCTGGCAGAAGTACAGCAGGTAAATCCGGAAAACAATACACTTACAACAGATATAGGTACTATTTACTATGATTACCTGATTATCGCTACCGGATCAAACACCAACTTTTTTGGCAATAAAGAAATTGAGCATTTTGCTATGCCAATGAAAAATATCCCCGAGGCGTTAAACTTACGCAGCCTGATCCTGCAAAACCTTGAAAAGTCCCTGGTTTCTAAAGATCCGGAAGAAAAGGCGGCTTTAATGACCTTCGTGGTAGTGGGTGGTGGTCCTACAGGTGTAGAACTTTCCGGAGCATTAGCCGAAATGCGGCAGCTGATACTCATGAAAGACTATCATGGGTTAAGAAAACATAACATGAAGGTCTACCTGGTTGAAGGTAAGCCTGAATTGCTGGCCGCATTTTCACCGGCTGCTTCAACCAAGGCCAAAAAGTTTTTGACGGATATGGACGTAACCATATTTAACGGTGTGCATGTACAAAGCTATGACGGCATCGAGCTTAAGATTGACGATGGCACAACTATTTTAACCCGCAATGTATTGTGGGCCGCGGGGGTAAAAGGGGAGGTTCCAGCGGGAATACCAGAAACCAACATTACCAAAGGGCAACGTATACAAACAGACGAAATTGGAAAGGTAAAGGGATACTCCAACATTTTCGCTATTGGCGATGTAGCGGCCGTAATAACAACCGAAACTCCCAACGGGCATCCTGGCGTGGCACAGGTGGCGATACAACAAGGTAAACATCTTGCTAAAAATCTTATTCGGACACTTAACGGTGAACCTACCATCCCTTTTAAATATAATGATAAAGGGTCACTTGCCACTATTGGACGTAACAAGGCTGTAGCCGATATTGGTCGGATACACCTTCAGGGGTTTATTGCCTGGGTGATCTGGGGCGTAGTGCACATTATGTCCTTAGCCGGCTTTACCAACAAGGGAACTATATTTTTTAGCTGGGCCATATCCTATTTTACTAAAAACAGCGATAACCGTTTAATAGTACGCTATTTCGACATCGAAACAAGAATGACCGACCCCGAGTCGAGGTGA
- a CDS encoding cation:proton antiporter — protein sequence MELFAIITLLVIVSAVFSYLNARFIKLPGTIGIVLIATISSIIILIIDRSNPASAKYLTTLAKNINFSKAVLNIMLGFLLFSTSFNLDSKRLKREMRPVFVLSTFGVILSTAIFGLLLFYLAPIFHIRMPLIYCLLFGALVSPTDPVAVSAIIKNSKLPAHLETIISGESLFNDGIGLILFVIILEIARVGEENIEVAKVVILIIKEVLGGIVAGAILGYLAHRLMKSITDFQTIVLVSLALVMGLSVLATMLHFSTPLAVVTAGLFAGSHSINQDNKERSHEALEKFWKLVDEMLNTILFVMIGLQLVNLPFVNNYWITGSISIVMILIARWLSIMLPLTFLRRSLKVNYSNINVMTWAGLRGGISIALALSLPDTPYRHLILSGSYFIVIFSVIVQGLSLNAMINKTSKTID from the coding sequence ATGGAATTATTTGCTATTATTACTTTGCTGGTTATTGTAAGTGCCGTTTTTTCTTATTTAAACGCACGTTTTATCAAACTTCCCGGTACCATAGGGATAGTTTTGATAGCTACGATTTCTTCGATAATTATACTGATTATCGACAGGTCGAACCCCGCCTCTGCAAAGTACCTGACCACGCTTGCTAAAAATATTAATTTTTCAAAGGCGGTGCTCAATATTATGCTGGGTTTCCTGCTATTTTCAACATCATTTAACCTGGACAGCAAGCGGCTTAAGCGCGAAATGCGACCCGTATTTGTATTAAGTACCTTTGGGGTTATTTTGTCAACAGCGATATTCGGTTTGCTTCTGTTTTACCTGGCTCCGATTTTCCATATCCGCATGCCGCTCATTTACTGCCTGTTATTCGGGGCATTGGTATCACCGACGGATCCCGTAGCGGTATCCGCTATCATCAAAAATTCAAAGCTTCCGGCTCATTTAGAGACCATTATTTCGGGCGAATCATTATTTAACGATGGTATTGGGCTTATTTTATTTGTTATTATACTGGAAATAGCAAGAGTAGGCGAGGAAAATATTGAAGTGGCGAAGGTTGTGATATTAATTATCAAAGAGGTTTTAGGGGGAATTGTGGCGGGGGCCATTTTAGGTTACCTGGCCCATCGGCTTATGAAATCAATAACCGATTTTCAGACCATCGTTTTAGTATCACTGGCTTTGGTTATGGGTTTGTCGGTGCTGGCAACTATGCTTCATTTTTCTACACCGCTGGCTGTTGTAACTGCGGGTTTGTTTGCCGGCAGCCACTCTATAAATCAGGATAATAAAGAACGATCGCACGAAGCGCTTGAAAAATTCTGGAAACTGGTAGATGAAATGCTAAATACCATTTTGTTTGTAATGATAGGTTTACAGCTTGTCAACCTGCCTTTTGTAAATAATTATTGGATAACAGGGAGTATTTCTATAGTGATGATATTGATAGCCCGCTGGCTGAGCATTATGTTGCCGCTCACATTTTTACGCCGATCATTAAAGGTAAATTACAGCAATATCAATGTCATGACCTGGGCAGGCCTGCGCGGAGGCATCTCGATAGCGTTGGCATTGTCATTGCCTGACACACCTTACCGGCATTTGATACTGTCCGGCAGTTACTTTATCGTAATATTTTCGGTGATAGTACAGGGGCTAAGCCTTAATGCAATGATTAACAAAACATCGAAAACTATTGATTAG
- a CDS encoding FMN-binding negative transcriptional regulator — translation MYIPSFNKFDNEQEAISFMQRYSFATIVTSVDDVPVATHLPFLVTQRDGKIILSSHFAKANPQASQILNKSVLVIFTEPHAYISPANYEKETNVPTWNYLAVHAYGKATLLDEQQKTADLLAHTINTYEAGYLQQWNGLPDDYKQKMMKGIVAFEITVDDLQAKKKLSQNRSAQERENIIKTLSNSADQSENEIAKYMKTNQ, via the coding sequence ATGTACATACCATCATTCAATAAATTCGACAATGAGCAGGAAGCCATCAGCTTTATGCAGCGCTATAGTTTTGCCACTATAGTAACGTCGGTTGATGATGTACCGGTTGCAACTCATCTCCCCTTTTTGGTAACACAGCGCGATGGCAAGATTATATTGTCATCGCATTTTGCAAAAGCAAATCCACAGGCATCCCAAATTCTGAATAAAAGTGTGCTGGTTATTTTTACCGAACCACATGCTTATATCTCGCCGGCCAATTACGAAAAGGAAACCAACGTACCCACCTGGAACTATTTAGCTGTTCACGCGTATGGTAAGGCAACTTTGCTTGATGAACAACAAAAAACTGCCGACCTATTAGCCCATACCATAAACACGTACGAGGCCGGTTACCTGCAACAATGGAATGGCTTACCCGACGACTACAAGCAAAAAATGATGAAAGGTATAGTTGCATTTGAAATAACCGTTGATGACCTGCAAGCGAAAAAGAAACTGAGCCAAAACCGCTCCGCTCAGGAAAGAGAGAATATCATTAAGACTTTAAGTAATAGCGCAGATCAATCTGAAAATGAGATAGCTAAATACATGAAGACTAATCAATAG
- a CDS encoding N-acetylornithine carbamoyltransferase produces MKLFSSVNDVADINALVKQALELKQNPYAHQELGKNKTLALVFLNPSLRTRMSTQKAALNLGMNVMVLNIDKEGWALELRDDVIMDGSTVEHIREAAGVMGQYADIIGVRSFPGLRNREEDYSEMIFNKFVEFCKVPVVSLESATRHPLQSLADLITIEELKTKARPKVVLTWAPHIKPLPQAVPNSFAEWMCKADVDFTIAQPKGYELCADFTKGANITHNQDEALAGADFIYVKNWSAYEPYGNILGKNEEWMLTNEKLKITNDAKVMHCLPVRRNLELSDEILDGPNAIVIHEAGNRVWAAQAVLKQMLESL; encoded by the coding sequence ATGAAACTATTTTCTTCTGTAAATGATGTTGCCGATATCAATGCTCTTGTAAAACAAGCATTGGAGCTTAAACAAAACCCTTACGCGCACCAGGAACTGGGCAAAAATAAAACACTTGCCTTAGTATTTTTAAATCCAAGCCTGCGCACCCGCATGAGTACGCAAAAGGCTGCGCTTAACCTGGGTATGAATGTGATGGTGCTCAATATTGATAAAGAAGGATGGGCTTTGGAGCTTCGTGATGACGTAATTATGGATGGAAGCACTGTAGAACACATCCGCGAGGCAGCAGGCGTTATGGGTCAGTATGCCGATATTATTGGCGTACGTTCATTCCCCGGCTTGCGCAACCGCGAAGAAGATTATAGCGAAATGATTTTTAACAAGTTTGTTGAGTTTTGCAAAGTACCGGTGGTTAGTTTGGAATCGGCTACACGTCACCCTTTGCAGAGTTTGGCAGATTTGATTACTATTGAAGAGTTAAAAACCAAAGCGCGCCCAAAGGTTGTACTAACCTGGGCGCCTCATATAAAGCCCTTGCCACAGGCTGTACCCAACTCTTTTGCCGAATGGATGTGTAAGGCCGATGTGGACTTCACGATAGCCCAGCCCAAAGGTTATGAGCTTTGTGCCGATTTTACAAAAGGTGCAAACATCACCCATAACCAGGACGAAGCTTTAGCCGGTGCAGATTTTATTTATGTAAAAAACTGGTCGGCTTATGAGCCTTATGGTAACATTCTCGGTAAAAATGAAGAATGGATGCTCACAAACGAAAAGCTGAAGATAACCAACGATGCCAAAGTAATGCACTGCCTGCCGGTTCGCCGTAACCTGGAGCTTTCTGATGAAATACTGGACGGGCCGAATGCGATAGTAATACATGAAGCAGGCAACCGCGTTTGGGCCGCGCAGGCGGTATTAAAACAAATGCTGGAGAGTTTGTAA
- a CDS encoding aspartate aminotransferase family protein has protein sequence MKLFDVYPVNPINIVRGQGSLVYDNHDNEYLDMYGGHAVISIGHTHPHYVKRIEDQLHQLGFYSNSIEIPIQKELAAKLGKVSGKDDYQLFMCNSGAEANENALKLASFYNGKKKVIAFRKAFHGRTSLAVAATDNPKIVAPVNETDNIIFLPWNDEAALEQTFKDHSGAISSVIIEGIQGVGGIQVAAESFLQKIRSLCDEHNAVFIADSVQCGYGRTGKFFSQDFAGVNADIYSMAKGMGNGFPVGGIIISPKIQPAYGMLGTTFGGNHLACAAGLAVLEVMEQDNLMQNAATIGEYLIKELNKLEQVKEVRGRGLMIGIELPEELANVRKELLFTHRIFTGEAKPNVVRLLPALNLTKAHADRFLEAFVNVLNQ, from the coding sequence ATGAAATTATTCGACGTATACCCAGTCAATCCAATAAATATAGTTAGAGGCCAGGGCAGCCTGGTTTATGACAATCACGACAACGAGTACCTTGATATGTATGGTGGTCATGCCGTAATTTCCATTGGCCATACCCATCCGCATTATGTAAAACGGATAGAAGATCAGTTGCATCAACTGGGTTTTTACTCCAATTCAATCGAGATACCTATTCAAAAAGAGCTGGCTGCCAAATTAGGTAAAGTATCTGGCAAAGATGACTACCAGTTGTTTATGTGCAACTCTGGTGCCGAAGCTAATGAGAATGCTTTAAAGCTGGCCTCATTTTATAACGGCAAAAAAAAGGTAATTGCTTTCCGCAAAGCATTTCACGGACGTACTTCACTGGCTGTTGCCGCTACAGATAACCCTAAAATTGTTGCCCCGGTTAATGAAACCGATAACATTATATTTTTGCCATGGAATGATGAAGCAGCGCTGGAGCAAACCTTTAAAGACCATAGCGGTGCCATTTCATCAGTAATTATTGAAGGCATACAAGGTGTTGGCGGCATCCAGGTTGCCGCAGAAAGCTTCCTGCAAAAAATCCGTTCGCTTTGCGATGAGCATAATGCAGTATTCATCGCCGATTCGGTACAGTGCGGTTACGGGCGTACCGGTAAATTTTTCTCGCAGGATTTTGCCGGAGTTAATGCCGACATTTACAGTATGGCCAAAGGTATGGGTAATGGTTTCCCGGTTGGCGGCATTATTATTTCGCCAAAAATACAACCTGCTTATGGTATGCTGGGGACTACATTTGGCGGCAACCACTTGGCTTGTGCCGCCGGTTTAGCCGTGCTGGAAGTAATGGAACAGGATAACCTGATGCAGAATGCAGCCACTATTGGCGAGTATCTGATAAAAGAATTAAACAAACTGGAGCAGGTTAAAGAAGTGCGCGGACGGGGCTTGATGATTGGTATTGAACTGCCAGAAGAGTTGGCAAACGTGCGGAAAGAGCTTCTGTTTACGCACCGCATTTTTACCGGCGAAGCCAAACCAAATGTAGTGAGGCTTTTACCTGCACTTAATTTAACCAAAGCACACGCCGACAGGTTCCTGGAGGCTTTTGTAAATGTTTTAAACCAATAA